TCGCCATCGCCGCGGCTCAATCGATGAACCTCAACCCGCGCCCGTTCCTGATGGCCATTACCTTCGCTGCCTCGGCGAGTTTTATGACTCCCGTCGGCTATCAAACAAATACGCTGATCTATGGACCGGGCCGATACACGTTCGCAGATTTTGTTCGCGTCGGCACGCCGCTGAACATCCTCTTTTGGATCTTGGCCACGTTGCTGATTCCGGTCTTTTGGCCGTTTCAGCCGGCGTGAGCGAAGTCGTCCGCATGGAAAGACATCACGGCCTCTCTGGAAATGGAGAACGCGCCATTTTGCTCAACAACGGGAGAGACACATGAATGTTTTGCAGGAACTCTGGGGCTTGATGAAAGGATGGTTCAACGCTCCGCTGTTCGAAATCGGCACGGCCCCCGTCACCCTATGGACGATCGCTTCCTTGGTCGTACTGTTCATCCTTCTCCTTTGGTCCACCCGGAAGCTCAAAAACTGGATCGTCCTGACGCTCCTCGCCAACAGCAAAATCGACATCGGTGTCCGGCAAGCCACCGGCTCGATCGTCCGCTACACCGTCATCGCCATCGGCTTCGTCGTGATTCTCCAATCGGTCGGCATCGACCTCAGTACGATCACGGTCCTGGCCGGCGCATTGGGGATCGGCGTCGGCTTCGGCCTGCAAACGATCACCAACAATTTGGTCAGCGGCCTGATCCTTCTGTTCGAACGGCCGATCAAGATCGGCGACCGCATCGAGGTGGGACAGATCACGGGAGACGTCGTGGACATCTCGGCCCGCGCCACGACGGTCATCACCAACGATAACATCGCGATCATCATTCCCAACGCCGAGTTCATCAGCTCCAAAGTGATCAATTGGA
This sequence is a window from Candidatus Nitrospira inopinata. Protein-coding genes within it:
- a CDS encoding mechanosensitive ion channel family protein, which translates into the protein MNVLQELWGLMKGWFNAPLFEIGTAPVTLWTIASLVVLFILLLWSTRKLKNWIVLTLLANSKIDIGVRQATGSIVRYTVIAIGFVVILQSVGIDLSTITVLAGALGIGVGFGLQTITNNLVSGLILLFERPIKIGDRIEVGQITGDVVDISARATTVITNDNIAIIIPNAEFISSKVINWSYTTRDVRFNFPVRVSYREDPERIRRLLLEVAHSHPGVLKERKPDVLFQEFGESSLQFILRVWTRDYTDRPGVLRSELYYAISKTFREHGIEIPYPQHDIHIKDGSLTVMTPEPPTSS